From the Roseiconus lacunae genome, one window contains:
- a CDS encoding sialidase family protein has product MFRSNVLTSAACLVLLLTAATVRAEYPTTTIFRSGDNGYKVFRIPAVIAAANGDLLAFAEARQGGDASEIDLVQKTSLDGGKTWGELVVIQESDHFRSLFADDAPAITIGNPAPVVDLLNEKHPGRIWLPFTLENDRVFVVYSDDHGKQWSERREITQSVKKEEWGWYATGPVQSIQIQNGPHRGRLVIPADHRLGDDGKDRGALGAHLVYSDDHGQSWEIGAIDDDYEDTMDSNETAVVELSDGTLYINTRDQHGKAPGTRGEAWSRDGGLTFESRHDQYPHFRPTAEVLDPPVVQCGLLRTVGDVVVFSGPDDNGPSGTGRSDLRLRFSRAGADDWQDGPLVHTGPAAYSGMVQIDYKHIGVIYEAGSKSPYESIRFSIVPVAEFQ; this is encoded by the coding sequence ATGTTTCGATCTAACGTTCTGACATCTGCCGCGTGCCTTGTTTTGCTGCTCACCGCCGCAACCGTGCGGGCAGAGTATCCGACAACAACCATTTTTAGATCGGGTGACAACGGTTACAAAGTTTTCCGGATCCCGGCGGTGATCGCCGCGGCGAACGGAGACTTGCTGGCGTTCGCCGAGGCACGACAAGGTGGTGATGCGAGTGAAATCGATCTCGTCCAAAAAACGTCGCTTGATGGTGGAAAGACTTGGGGCGAGCTTGTTGTCATTCAAGAAAGCGATCACTTTCGGTCGTTGTTTGCCGACGACGCACCGGCGATCACGATCGGTAATCCTGCACCGGTGGTTGATTTGCTAAATGAGAAGCATCCCGGACGGATTTGGTTACCGTTCACGCTTGAAAACGATCGCGTCTTCGTGGTCTACAGTGATGACCACGGAAAACAGTGGTCCGAGCGGCGCGAGATCACCCAGTCCGTCAAGAAAGAGGAGTGGGGATGGTATGCGACGGGCCCTGTTCAATCAATTCAAATTCAAAATGGACCGCACCGAGGGCGTTTGGTGATTCCCGCCGACCATCGGCTCGGAGATGACGGAAAAGATCGTGGTGCCTTGGGAGCTCACTTGGTTTACAGCGATGACCACGGCCAGTCCTGGGAAATCGGTGCGATTGACGATGACTATGAAGACACGATGGATTCCAACGAGACCGCCGTCGTCGAACTTAGCGACGGTACGCTTTACATCAATACGCGAGACCAACACGGGAAAGCACCGGGAACACGCGGTGAAGCGTGGAGTCGTGATGGCGGATTGACATTTGAAAGTCGGCACGATCAGTACCCACATTTTCGTCCCACCGCTGAAGTCCTAGACCCTCCGGTGGTCCAGTGCGGTTTATTGCGAACGGTCGGAGACGTCGTTGTCTTCAGTGGTCCCGATGACAATGGGCCTTCGGGGACGGGGCGTAGCGACTTGCGATTACGGTTCTCGCGTGCCGGCGCCGACGATTGGCAGGACGGGCCGCTCGTGCATACCGGGCCGGCGGCTTACAGCGGAATGGTACAAATCGATTACAAACACATCGGTGTGATTTACGAAGCCGGATCGAAGAGTCCTTATGAATCGATTCGGTTTTCGATCGTTCCGGTCGCTGAGTTTCAGTGA
- a CDS encoding sugar O-acetyltransferase yields the protein MRSEREKMVAGEPYDPEDSELRAARLLARQTCHALNTSEPSDEAIRRRLLESLFAEGGDTVWLEPPFRCDYGTNIYLGNRVYFNFDCVILDVCDVRIGDFAFFGPGVHIYAASHPLAAQQRRDFEFGKPVTVGNDVWIGGRAILCPGVTIGDRSVVGAGAVVTKDVPDGVLVAGNPARVLRTLERPAEER from the coding sequence ATGAGAAGTGAACGTGAGAAAATGGTTGCCGGTGAACCATATGATCCGGAGGATAGCGAGCTTCGAGCCGCTCGTTTGCTGGCCCGGCAAACGTGTCACGCACTCAACACGTCCGAACCTTCCGATGAGGCGATTCGGCGTCGATTATTGGAATCGTTGTTTGCCGAAGGTGGCGATACGGTTTGGCTCGAGCCGCCGTTTCGCTGCGATTATGGAACCAACATCTACCTTGGCAATCGCGTTTACTTCAACTTTGATTGCGTCATCTTGGATGTTTGTGACGTGCGAATCGGAGACTTCGCATTTTTCGGTCCAGGCGTCCACATCTACGCCGCTTCGCATCCGCTTGCCGCGCAACAGCGTCGAGACTTCGAATTTGGAAAACCGGTGACCGTTGGCAATGACGTTTGGATCGGGGGACGAGCGATCCTGTGCCCCGGTGTAACGATCGGCGATCGTAGCGTGGTCGGCGCCGGTGCGGTCGTCACCAAAGACGTCCCCGATGGGGTGTTGGTCGCTGGCAATCCTGCCCGAGTGCTTCGAACACTTGAACGCCCGGCCGAAGAACGCTAG
- a CDS encoding BPSS1187 family protein, translated as MFNHRFVYSWLLSFTIAFPVLATDANAESAPPEKHVRVLTIGNSFTRNATEYLDDLVATAGYKLTHKMLNIGGSPLELHASKAIAFEADRTDATARYKSFSGKSLQEALQSERWDFVTIQQLSVRSHDLTTYRPHADQLAAIIHRYAPQAQLLIHQTWAYRKDDPRFRAAAPKPGEPASQKEMYEGLSDAYRTITKALSAKRIPVGDAFYAADNNATYGFQPADFDAKTATHPQLPDQTHSLHVGYRWQARDGKRALRMDGHHANLAGEYLGACVWFECLYGESVVGNSFVPQSLDADYAAFLQKTAHQAATSGNDIARGVANDAVPAFRDDSPQRYTLKVRASKLDSRVKEYPEIGFVFGTDKKPADMEYASVDTRVAPQGKLMIWLMGHNSGLFERVNSYGIHAIGVSYARGWFGKLCRPQPSDAYARGRVRLEAATGLDISDELDLQLPDGAAERARQLVLWLAKENPQGNWDQFLADEGSRLRWDKIIVSGASHGSTTAARFAKHQRVDRVVMLCGPRDQDQDWQGLPSATPANRFFGFTHVLDGGWTGDHYCRSWELLGLHQFGPIVNVDRQAPPYENTRRLISDADVGGDAKRAHSSVTPGGSSPKASDGSLMFDPVWRYLYTHPVDQVGEPTEEDPSCERVHVTYE; from the coding sequence ATGTTCAATCATCGATTTGTCTATTCGTGGCTGCTTAGCTTCACGATCGCTTTCCCCGTCTTGGCAACCGACGCAAATGCGGAATCCGCTCCTCCCGAAAAACATGTTCGCGTTCTAACGATCGGAAATAGCTTCACACGCAACGCGACCGAGTACCTCGATGATTTGGTAGCCACTGCCGGTTACAAACTCACCCACAAAATGCTGAACATCGGCGGCTCACCGCTTGAGCTACACGCCTCAAAAGCAATCGCGTTTGAAGCCGACCGAACCGATGCGACGGCTCGCTACAAGTCATTCTCGGGAAAGAGTCTGCAAGAGGCGTTGCAGTCCGAGCGATGGGACTTTGTCACGATTCAGCAACTGAGTGTCCGAAGTCATGACCTGACCACCTATCGTCCGCATGCCGATCAACTTGCCGCGATCATCCACCGCTATGCACCGCAAGCTCAGCTACTGATACACCAAACCTGGGCTTACCGAAAAGATGATCCCCGCTTCCGTGCCGCCGCCCCAAAACCCGGTGAACCGGCCAGCCAAAAAGAAATGTACGAAGGTCTCAGCGACGCGTACCGTACGATCACCAAAGCACTCTCGGCCAAACGCATTCCAGTGGGCGATGCTTTTTATGCCGCCGACAACAACGCGACCTACGGATTTCAGCCCGCGGACTTTGATGCGAAAACTGCGACACACCCGCAACTTCCCGATCAAACACACTCGCTGCATGTCGGCTATCGTTGGCAAGCACGCGATGGCAAAAGGGCCCTGCGGATGGACGGTCACCATGCCAACCTGGCTGGCGAATACCTTGGGGCTTGCGTCTGGTTCGAGTGTCTCTACGGCGAAAGCGTTGTCGGCAACTCGTTCGTGCCTCAATCACTTGACGCGGATTACGCCGCGTTCTTGCAAAAAACAGCACATCAAGCTGCGACCAGCGGTAACGACATCGCTCGCGGTGTCGCCAATGACGCGGTCCCGGCATTCCGAGACGACTCGCCCCAGCGGTACACGTTGAAAGTTCGCGCGAGCAAGCTCGATTCACGTGTCAAAGAGTATCCCGAAATCGGCTTTGTCTTCGGCACCGACAAGAAACCCGCCGACATGGAGTACGCATCGGTTGATACTCGCGTCGCACCGCAAGGCAAGTTGATGATTTGGCTGATGGGACACAACAGTGGCTTGTTCGAACGAGTCAACTCGTACGGCATCCACGCGATCGGTGTTAGTTATGCCCGCGGATGGTTCGGCAAGCTTTGCCGGCCACAACCGTCTGATGCGTACGCTCGGGGTCGCGTTCGATTGGAAGCGGCGACGGGTTTGGACATCAGTGACGAACTGGATTTGCAACTTCCCGACGGTGCCGCCGAACGTGCTCGCCAACTGGTACTGTGGTTAGCTAAAGAAAACCCACAAGGCAATTGGGATCAATTCCTCGCCGACGAAGGGTCACGATTGCGTTGGGACAAAATCATTGTCTCTGGTGCGTCGCACGGGAGTACGACCGCGGCGCGGTTTGCGAAACACCAGCGAGTGGACCGTGTCGTGATGCTTTGCGGACCACGCGACCAGGACCAAGACTGGCAGGGCTTGCCCTCTGCGACCCCCGCCAATCGGTTTTTTGGATTCACGCATGTCCTCGACGGTGGCTGGACCGGGGATCATTACTGCCGTTCATGGGAGCTATTGGGCCTGCATCAATTCGGTCCGATCGTCAACGTTGACCGGCAAGCTCCGCCGTACGAGAACACTCGCCGGTTAATCTCCGACGCCGACGTCGGTGGTGACGCCAAACGTGCACACTCATCGGTAACACCAGGCGGTTCTTCACCGAAAGCAAGCGATGGATCGCTGATGTTTGATCCAGTGTGGCGGTACCTCTATACGCACCCGGTCGATCAAGTTGGTGAACCGACCGAGGAGGATCCAAGCTGTGAACGCGTCCATGTAACCTACGAATGA
- a CDS encoding DUF4184 family protein: protein MPFTPTHILAVVPFGLKAKWLPMSALAIGAMVPDIALFFPIVDYARTHSATGVVFFCGPMGIGLFLLFDLLMRKPLCTLLPNWIRCRIDPSPRLPHSSTIAPVLTLIVQVGFAVVIGSSTHVIWDAFTHEGRWGTKLVPALEMMWSIGPFQLRGYKLFQYGSTFVGLPLLVLIAWWKLRGATSIASGAASIGIRSQCLTFLLAAVAIVIVSVHAFLIQPVFYRALGIAIKQSGAILMIGSILWCIAFHLVGRRSIESA, encoded by the coding sequence ATGCCCTTCACCCCCACTCACATACTCGCAGTCGTTCCCTTTGGGTTGAAAGCGAAATGGTTGCCGATGTCTGCGTTGGCGATCGGTGCAATGGTTCCCGATATCGCTCTCTTCTTTCCGATCGTTGATTATGCGAGGACGCATAGTGCCACAGGCGTCGTGTTCTTTTGTGGTCCAATGGGGATCGGGCTGTTTCTGCTGTTCGATCTATTGATGCGTAAGCCGCTGTGTACACTGTTGCCCAATTGGATCCGCTGTAGGATCGATCCGAGTCCTCGGTTGCCGCATTCATCGACTATCGCTCCGGTACTGACGTTGATCGTGCAAGTTGGATTTGCGGTCGTCATCGGTTCGTCGACCCATGTAATTTGGGACGCATTCACTCACGAGGGGCGATGGGGAACCAAGCTAGTTCCGGCCCTTGAAATGATGTGGAGTATTGGGCCGTTCCAACTTCGCGGTTACAAACTATTTCAATATGGAAGCACCTTCGTGGGGCTACCACTACTGGTGCTGATCGCGTGGTGGAAACTTCGAGGTGCGACTTCGATTGCTTCGGGGGCCGCATCGATTGGCATTCGTAGTCAATGCTTGACCTTCCTTCTAGCCGCCGTTGCGATCGTCATCGTCAGCGTGCATGCGTTCCTAATTCAGCCGGTGTTTTACCGTGCTCTTGGGATTGCCATTAAACAATCGGGGGCAATACTGATGATCGGTTCGATTCTTTGGTGTATCGCGTTCCATTTAGTGGGCCGGCGATCGATCGAATCCGCGTGA
- a CDS encoding TolC family protein: MSYHDNVGMSIEYPEVAECATPIAAAAESTAAPHVLQDPSKIPAMDMTLPEAMTMAMQNSPVIRSLAAVVPSSEAGQTIYNPGVTASSNQGVEAALSNFDAQYSNSLIWSTQDEPNNVRIVDPTQLLFTVPVNESTNAAWSSQLQKRTATGSTFALRHVVNYANSNRPQQRFSSSFAGWLEAEWRQPLLAGAGLQYNRIVGSSQVPGQYNGVLIARINEDVALADYEQSIIQLAADVEEAYWNLWTSYRLLEANIKGRESALKTYQYQNVRLEVGAGRQDEEAQAQSQYYQFEASVQNQLGGPTGLYAREQRLRYLLGMSAADGKLLRPTSDPMDMQVTFDWNSALSQALDRRVEVRRQRYQVKRREFELYAARLGKRPTLDLIGQYRWRGFGDHLLGDYDDSPFDGFYSTIADGNYQEWSAGFEFAMPVGLRLASTAVANANLQLQRERAILAETELAISHNLADDARSVELAFQLMETNYNRYQADLRQVEVLLRRYLDGTDNINFLLQAQRSVVQSEVAFYESLGNYNLAIRDLHVEKGSLLAYNQIQLAEGAWANGASRDAYEKGLFLTPRKDPSEITRTPVVTRQGFDPSAVQNTGAAVNTIAPPQSIEMLESTPSDAPPVGNTHSVIEVEKVPVEIGSNVPPSIKFD; encoded by the coding sequence ATGTCTTACCATGACAACGTCGGGATGTCGATCGAATACCCCGAGGTCGCCGAGTGTGCGACACCGATCGCCGCGGCCGCCGAATCGACTGCCGCCCCTCATGTGCTGCAAGATCCATCAAAGATCCCCGCGATGGACATGACGCTGCCCGAAGCGATGACAATGGCGATGCAAAATAGCCCAGTCATTCGTTCGCTAGCGGCGGTCGTGCCTAGCTCCGAAGCCGGGCAAACGATCTATAACCCCGGCGTCACCGCTTCGTCAAATCAGGGTGTCGAAGCGGCACTTTCAAACTTTGATGCCCAGTACAGCAACTCGCTGATTTGGTCGACGCAAGACGAACCGAACAACGTTCGCATCGTCGATCCGACCCAGCTGTTGTTCACCGTACCGGTGAATGAATCCACCAATGCCGCTTGGTCGAGCCAGTTACAAAAACGAACCGCTACCGGTTCGACGTTTGCTTTACGACACGTCGTCAACTACGCCAATAGCAACCGGCCGCAGCAACGGTTCTCCAGTAGCTTTGCCGGATGGCTGGAAGCCGAATGGCGTCAACCGTTATTGGCCGGTGCCGGACTGCAATACAACCGGATCGTCGGCAGCAGTCAGGTACCGGGACAATATAATGGTGTCCTGATCGCGCGGATCAATGAAGATGTCGCCTTGGCCGACTACGAACAATCCATCATTCAGCTTGCCGCGGACGTCGAGGAAGCATACTGGAATCTATGGACGTCGTACCGACTTCTGGAGGCGAATATCAAAGGCCGCGAGTCGGCATTGAAGACGTACCAGTACCAGAACGTCCGACTGGAAGTCGGCGCCGGCCGGCAGGACGAAGAAGCCCAAGCCCAATCGCAGTATTATCAATTCGAAGCGAGCGTTCAAAACCAACTGGGCGGACCGACCGGGCTGTATGCTCGTGAGCAACGCCTGCGTTATCTATTGGGAATGTCGGCGGCAGACGGCAAGCTGCTTCGTCCGACGTCCGACCCAATGGACATGCAGGTGACCTTCGACTGGAACTCCGCCTTGTCTCAGGCCCTCGACCGTCGCGTCGAAGTCCGGCGGCAACGCTACCAAGTGAAACGTCGTGAGTTCGAACTGTATGCCGCAAGACTCGGAAAACGCCCGACCCTGGACCTGATCGGCCAATATCGCTGGCGAGGATTCGGAGACCATCTGTTGGGCGACTACGACGACTCGCCGTTTGATGGGTTCTACTCCACAATCGCCGACGGAAACTACCAGGAGTGGTCCGCCGGGTTTGAATTCGCCATGCCGGTCGGACTTCGTCTGGCTAGTACGGCGGTCGCCAATGCCAACTTGCAATTGCAACGTGAACGCGCGATCCTAGCGGAAACCGAACTTGCGATCAGCCACAACTTGGCCGACGACGCCCGCAGCGTTGAACTCGCGTTCCAACTAATGGAAACAAATTACAACCGCTACCAGGCCGATTTGCGGCAAGTCGAAGTGCTGTTGCGACGTTACCTTGACGGGACCGATAACATCAACTTCTTGTTGCAAGCGCAACGTTCGGTCGTACAAAGCGAAGTCGCGTTCTACGAATCGCTCGGTAACTACAATCTTGCGATCCGTGACCTACATGTCGAGAAGGGCTCGTTGCTGGCTTACAATCAGATTCAGCTTGCCGAGGGAGCCTGGGCAAACGGTGCCAGTCGCGATGCGTATGAAAAAGGCCTATTCCTAACTCCACGCAAGGATCCGAGTGAAATCACTCGCACTCCGGTCGTGACGCGTCAAGGTTTCGACCCGTCCGCGGTTCAGAATACCGGTGCCGCAGTCAATACCATTGCACCTCCGCAATCGATCGAAATGTTAGAGTCCACACCGAGCGACGCGCCACCGGTGGGAAACACCCATTCGGTCATCGAGGTCGAAAAGGTGCCGGTCGAAATCGGCTCCAACGTTCCACCATCGATCAAGTTTGACTGA